The following are from one region of the Bacillus methanolicus MGA3 genome:
- a CDS encoding MFS transporter, with translation MPSTNSNPSMASLLRNRFIQAIMTAGLFIQVGIWVRNFAILLFVTEKTNGDALAVSLISVAEFAPIFIFSFIGGTFADRWQPKRTMIWCDLLSAISIFIVLMALLFSTWKVVFLATFVSAMLSQFSQPSGLKLFKVHVPGEQMQAGMSLFQTMMATFMIIGPVLGTFVFQQFGIYISMAVVGITFLLSALVLTLLPPDKIEKKDDRETSLWHEMKLGFQYVWSRKILVTLGGGFMAAGLGIGLIHPLAIFLVTERLGLEKEYLQWLFAANGAAMIIGGAVAMVFSNRIAPHILLMLGMGSMAAGIFVMGWSTMFWLTLMAEFLIGLFMPALQIGINTIILNNTDESFVGRVNGIMTPLFMGAMVITMSLAGLLKEQFSLVTIYQASAALFLIGILVMLPMFRMLATDEAN, from the coding sequence ATGCCATCAACAAATTCAAATCCATCCATGGCTTCACTATTACGGAATCGTTTTATCCAAGCGATTATGACGGCTGGCTTGTTTATTCAAGTCGGCATCTGGGTACGCAACTTTGCTATTCTATTGTTTGTTACAGAGAAGACAAATGGGGATGCGCTTGCCGTCTCACTCATATCTGTGGCAGAATTTGCACCGATTTTTATCTTCTCTTTTATTGGCGGCACGTTCGCAGACCGTTGGCAACCGAAAAGAACAATGATCTGGTGCGATCTGTTAAGTGCTATATCGATATTTATTGTATTAATGGCGCTCCTGTTCAGCACATGGAAAGTTGTCTTCCTTGCTACATTCGTTTCCGCGATGCTTTCGCAGTTTTCTCAGCCTTCGGGGTTGAAGCTGTTCAAAGTACACGTTCCGGGAGAGCAGATGCAGGCGGGTATGTCATTATTCCAGACGATGATGGCTACGTTCATGATTATAGGTCCGGTATTAGGGACCTTCGTTTTTCAACAATTTGGTATCTACATTTCTATGGCGGTAGTAGGCATCACTTTTTTATTATCTGCTCTCGTATTGACCTTATTGCCTCCGGACAAGATTGAGAAAAAGGATGACAGGGAGACATCGCTCTGGCATGAAATGAAGCTCGGCTTTCAATATGTGTGGTCGCGCAAGATTCTTGTGACTTTGGGAGGCGGCTTCATGGCTGCTGGTTTAGGGATTGGACTAATCCACCCGTTAGCCATCTTTCTGGTAACAGAGCGCCTAGGTCTAGAAAAGGAATACCTGCAATGGCTGTTCGCAGCCAATGGAGCAGCTATGATAATCGGCGGCGCTGTTGCGATGGTATTCTCCAATCGGATTGCACCGCACATCCTATTGATGCTGGGTATGGGAAGCATGGCTGCAGGAATTTTTGTTATGGGTTGGTCCACTATGTTCTGGCTTACCTTAATGGCTGAGTTTCTTATCGGTCTATTCATGCCTGCTCTCCAGATCGGCATTAATACGATTATATTGAACAATACCGACGAATCATTTGTAGGACGTGTAAATGGAATAATGACTCCTTTGTTCATGGGTGCAATGGTTATCACGATGAGTTTGGCTGGTCTGTTGAAAGAACAATTCTCCTTAGTCACGATTTACCAGGCCTCTGCTGCTCTCTTCCTCATTGGCATTTTGGTCATGCTCCCGATGTTCCGAATGCTTGCAACTGATGAAGCTAATTGA